A window of Paenibacillus sp. 19GGS1-52 contains these coding sequences:
- the purH gene encoding bifunctional phosphoribosylaminoimidazolecarboxamide formyltransferase/IMP cyclohydrolase yields MSIKRALVSVSDKQGIVDFCRELSALGVEIISTGGTSTLLAKEGVPVIGISDVTGFPEIMDGRVKTLHPAVHTGLLAVRDNEEHTRQMRELGLDYIDLVVVNLYPFAETIAKPDVAYEEAIENIDIGGPTMLRSAAKNHAFVSVVVDAGDYAKVLEEVRAGGDTTLETRKQLAAKVFRHTAAYDALIADYLANVLGDPLPERYTVTYEKIQDLRYGENPHQKAAFYRKPLAALDTLTAAEQLHGKELSYNNINDANAALQIVKEFEEPAVVAVKHMNPCGVGVGASVYEAYQKAYNADPTSIFGGIVAANRIIDADTANMLKDIFLEIVLAPGFTDEALEILTKKKNIRLLKLGNLSTAAARKSSLIVTSIDGGMVVQESDVHSVNPDELQVVTDRKPTEDELKQLLFAWKVVKHVKSNAIVLVADNMTVGVGAGQMNRVGAAKIAIEQAGEKSKGAALASDAFFPMGDTLEMAAKAGITAVIQPGGSIKDEESIKVANEYGIAMVFTGVRHFKH; encoded by the coding sequence GTGAGTATCAAAAGAGCGCTGGTCAGCGTATCGGACAAACAGGGCATCGTGGATTTTTGCCGCGAGTTGTCTGCATTGGGCGTAGAAATTATCTCCACAGGCGGAACGAGTACACTATTGGCTAAAGAAGGCGTACCAGTCATCGGAATTTCCGATGTGACAGGTTTTCCGGAAATTATGGACGGACGTGTCAAAACGCTGCATCCTGCTGTACACACAGGCTTGCTGGCAGTTCGCGACAACGAGGAGCATACGCGCCAAATGCGTGAGCTTGGCCTGGACTACATCGATCTAGTCGTGGTAAACCTGTATCCGTTCGCGGAAACGATCGCTAAACCGGATGTTGCGTACGAAGAAGCTATCGAGAACATCGATATTGGCGGACCGACGATGCTGCGTTCTGCGGCGAAGAACCATGCTTTTGTAAGTGTGGTGGTTGATGCGGGCGATTATGCCAAGGTGCTTGAAGAGGTACGCGCCGGTGGGGACACCACGCTTGAAACACGCAAACAACTTGCGGCAAAAGTGTTCCGTCATACGGCGGCTTACGATGCCCTGATTGCTGATTATTTGGCCAATGTGCTCGGTGACCCGCTGCCGGAGCGTTATACAGTAACTTATGAGAAGATTCAGGATCTGCGTTATGGCGAGAACCCGCATCAGAAGGCGGCTTTTTACCGCAAGCCATTGGCTGCGCTGGATACACTGACAGCCGCTGAGCAGTTGCATGGCAAAGAGCTGTCCTACAACAATATCAACGACGCCAATGCAGCGCTGCAGATCGTTAAGGAATTTGAAGAGCCCGCTGTAGTAGCCGTTAAACATATGAATCCGTGTGGAGTAGGCGTAGGTGCAAGTGTATATGAGGCTTATCAAAAAGCCTACAATGCTGATCCTACCTCTATTTTTGGCGGGATTGTCGCAGCCAACCGGATCATTGATGCTGACACAGCAAATATGTTGAAGGACATTTTCCTGGAAATCGTGCTGGCTCCAGGCTTTACTGACGAAGCGCTGGAAATCCTTACGAAGAAGAAGAATATCCGTCTGCTTAAATTGGGCAACCTCAGCACAGCTGCGGCACGCAAGAGCAGCCTTATCGTTACCTCCATTGACGGAGGTATGGTTGTGCAAGAAAGCGATGTGCATTCCGTGAATCCGGACGAGCTTCAGGTTGTGACTGACCGCAAGCCTACGGAAGATGAATTGAAGCAGTTGCTGTTTGCCTGGAAAGTGGTTAAGCATGTGAAGTCCAATGCGATTGTGCTGGTTGCCGATAATATGACGGTTGGCGTAGGCGCTGGACAGATGAACCGTGTGGGTGCGGCCAAAATCGCGATTGAACAGGCGGGTGAGAAATCGAAGGGTGCTGCACTGGCCTCGGATGCTTTCTTCCCGATGGGCGATACGCTTGAAATGGCAGCCAAAGCAGGCATCACTGCTGTAATTCAACCAGGAGGCTCCATCAAGGACGAAGAATCCATTAAGGTCGCTAATGAATATGGTATTGCTATGGTCTTTACCGGCGTCCGTCATTTCAAACACTAG
- the purN gene encoding phosphoribosylglycinamide formyltransferase, which yields MQWSRIAVFASGQGSNFAALIAAERKGLLGGGSIELLVSDKPEAPVAQRAEDAGISSLLLRPKDFASRELYEAEIVAELQRREIGLIVLAGYMRLITPVLLIPYAGRIINIHPSLLPAFAGKDAMGQALDYGVKLTGVTVHFVDGGMDTGPVIAQRSLVVEDNDTAASLADRIHKVEYELYPEVVAALAAGRIELVGRKTIIREK from the coding sequence ATGCAGTGGAGTCGAATCGCTGTTTTTGCCTCCGGGCAGGGCAGTAATTTTGCTGCGTTGATAGCTGCTGAGCGGAAAGGTCTGCTGGGAGGCGGAAGTATTGAACTGCTTGTCTCGGACAAGCCGGAGGCGCCTGTAGCACAACGTGCAGAGGATGCTGGGATTTCCAGCCTTCTGCTGCGCCCCAAAGATTTCGCCAGCCGTGAGCTTTATGAGGCTGAGATTGTGGCTGAGTTGCAGCGTCGGGAGATTGGGTTGATTGTGCTGGCCGGTTATATGCGGCTCATTACGCCGGTGCTGCTTATACCGTACGCCGGACGGATTATCAACATTCATCCCTCGCTGCTGCCAGCTTTTGCGGGTAAAGATGCGATGGGCCAAGCGCTGGATTATGGCGTGAAGCTGACAGGAGTAACCGTACATTTTGTCGATGGAGGCATGGATACCGGACCGGTTATTGCCCAGCGAAGCCTAGTTGTAGAAGATAATGACACGGCTGCTTCGCTGGCGGATCGGATTCATAAGGTGGAGTATGAGCTGTATCCAGAAGTGGTTGCTGCGCTTGCTGCCGGAAGAATTGAGTTAGTTGGAAGAAAGACGATTATTCGCGAAAAGTGA
- the purM gene encoding phosphoribosylformylglycinamidine cyclo-ligase → MSEAYKNAGVDIAAGNEAVERMKKHVKRTYRPEVMTELGGFGALFGLNKDKYDEPVLVSGTDGVGTKLKIAFAADRHDTIGIDAVAMCVNDIVVQGAEPLFFLDYLACDKVIPEKIEAIVAGIAEGCHQAGCALIGGETAEMPGMYSAGEYDIAGFTVGIADKAKLVTGANIAPGDTVIGLASSGVHSNGFSLVRKLLLEEDGYNLNDVLPELGAPLVDVLLAPTKIYVKPLLTLLEQLSVKGMAHITGGGFIENIPRMLPEGVDVEINYGSWPILPIFGLMQSKGNVSNRDMFTTFNMGVGLVLVVAAEDGERALELLIASGEEAYLIGTVKEGEHKVTFTGAEV, encoded by the coding sequence GTGTCGGAAGCTTATAAAAATGCCGGAGTAGATATTGCGGCTGGTAACGAAGCGGTAGAACGTATGAAGAAACACGTAAAGCGTACTTACCGTCCTGAGGTAATGACAGAGCTAGGCGGATTCGGAGCACTGTTCGGTCTGAATAAAGATAAGTATGATGAGCCAGTACTCGTGTCGGGAACCGATGGCGTAGGCACGAAGCTCAAAATCGCATTCGCGGCAGATCGCCATGACACGATTGGCATCGATGCGGTAGCTATGTGCGTAAACGATATTGTCGTACAAGGCGCAGAACCTTTATTTTTCCTTGATTATCTTGCGTGCGATAAGGTAATACCTGAGAAAATCGAGGCTATCGTAGCTGGAATCGCCGAAGGCTGCCATCAGGCAGGTTGCGCGTTGATCGGTGGCGAAACAGCGGAGATGCCAGGTATGTACTCGGCTGGCGAGTATGACATTGCCGGCTTCACAGTTGGCATAGCTGACAAAGCCAAGCTGGTAACAGGAGCGAATATTGCCCCTGGCGATACGGTAATTGGCCTTGCTTCCAGCGGTGTGCATAGCAACGGATTTTCGTTGGTACGTAAGCTTTTGTTGGAGGAAGATGGCTATAATCTTAACGATGTGCTGCCAGAGCTTGGAGCGCCATTGGTGGATGTGCTGCTGGCACCAACCAAGATTTATGTGAAGCCCTTACTGACACTATTGGAACAGCTTTCGGTGAAGGGGATGGCTCATATTACCGGAGGCGGATTTATTGAGAATATTCCGCGCATGCTGCCTGAGGGTGTCGATGTGGAGATCAATTACGGTTCATGGCCGATTCTGCCAATCTTTGGTTTGATGCAGAGTAAAGGTAACGTAAGTAATCGGGATATGTTCACCACCTTTAATATGGGGGTTGGCCTTGTGTTAGTGGTTGCTGCTGAAGATGGAGAACGTGCGCTTGAGCTGCTGATAGCTAGTGGAGAAGAGGCGTACCTGATCGGCACGGTGAAGGAAGGCGAACACAAGGTTACCTTTACGGGAGCGGAAGTGTGA
- the purF gene encoding amidophosphoribosyltransferase, with protein sequence MSYEIKTGKEQAEPILWTGDFYNEGTGSGDIFDTLKEECGVFGVFGHPEAASMSYYGLHALQHRGEESAGICVANGRDFNYHRGMGLVKEVFDKDKIASLIGDMSIGHVRYSTSGDSRLTNAQPLIFKYRDGDLAIATNGNIVNEPLIRKELEQAGSIFQTTSDTEVLAHLIARSQKDFVEATKDALRQLVGGFAFLLMTNDKLVVASDSHGLRPLVMGRLGEAYVFASESCALEVIGAKLVRDIEPGEVLVLDKDGLVEDRFAEPKRKALCAMEYIYFARPDSDMNGSNLHSARKRMGSRMALEAFVDADLVTGVPDSSISAAIGYAEQTGIPYELGLIKNKYTGRTFIQPSQELREQGVKMKLSAVRSVVEGQRVVMIDDSIVRGTTSRRIVNLLREAGAAEVHVRITSPPFKNPCFYGIDTPDRRELIASYQSIEEMCTEINADSLAFLSPEGLITSIAGRNSGDYKGGLCLSCFDNDYPTQVDFGGEEKDGCSC encoded by the coding sequence ATGTCTTATGAAATAAAGACCGGGAAAGAGCAGGCGGAACCCATCCTGTGGACCGGCGACTTTTACAATGAAGGAACGGGCTCGGGAGATATTTTTGATACCTTAAAAGAAGAATGTGGCGTTTTCGGGGTCTTCGGACACCCAGAGGCCGCTTCTATGTCTTACTACGGTCTGCATGCCTTACAGCATCGCGGGGAGGAAAGTGCGGGCATTTGTGTAGCAAACGGTCGCGACTTCAACTATCACCGCGGTATGGGATTGGTAAAGGAAGTATTCGATAAGGACAAAATCGCTTCGTTGATCGGAGACATGTCCATCGGTCATGTGCGTTATTCCACCAGCGGGGATAGCCGCTTGACCAATGCGCAACCGCTTATCTTCAAATATCGTGACGGCGACCTGGCAATTGCTACCAACGGTAACATCGTCAACGAACCGCTGATTCGCAAGGAGCTGGAGCAAGCGGGTTCAATCTTCCAGACGACCAGTGATACCGAGGTGCTAGCGCATCTCATTGCGCGTTCGCAAAAGGATTTTGTTGAAGCGACCAAGGATGCGTTGCGACAGCTGGTAGGCGGGTTCGCTTTTCTGCTGATGACCAATGACAAGCTGGTTGTTGCCTCTGATTCGCACGGGCTGCGCCCGCTTGTGATGGGACGGCTTGGAGAAGCCTATGTGTTCGCTTCGGAGTCCTGTGCGCTGGAAGTTATCGGGGCGAAGCTGGTCCGTGATATTGAGCCGGGTGAAGTGCTCGTGCTGGACAAGGATGGTCTTGTAGAAGATCGGTTTGCTGAACCGAAACGCAAAGCGCTGTGCGCGATGGAGTATATCTACTTTGCTCGCCCGGACAGTGACATGAATGGCTCGAACCTGCACTCCGCACGTAAACGGATGGGCAGTCGAATGGCTCTTGAGGCCTTCGTGGATGCTGACCTTGTAACCGGGGTACCGGATTCCAGTATTTCAGCAGCGATCGGCTATGCGGAGCAAACAGGCATTCCTTATGAGCTTGGGCTGATTAAGAACAAATACACGGGCCGGACCTTTATTCAACCGAGCCAGGAGCTGCGTGAGCAAGGCGTAAAGATGAAGCTAAGCGCCGTGCGCAGTGTCGTTGAAGGCCAACGTGTTGTCATGATCGATGATTCCATTGTGCGAGGCACCACCTCGCGCCGGATCGTCAATCTGCTGCGTGAAGCCGGAGCCGCTGAGGTACATGTGCGGATTACTTCACCGCCGTTTAAGAATCCTTGCTTCTACGGAATTGATACACCAGACCGTCGTGAGCTGATTGCTTCGTACCAGTCCATTGAGGAAATGTGTACTGAAATTAATGCGGATTCTCTGGCTTTCCTCTCGCCAGAGGGACTGATCACCTCCATCGCCGGACGTAACAGCGGTGATTATAAAGGTGGCTTATGCCTGTCCTGCTTCGATAATGATTACCCGACGCAGGTTGATTTCGGCGGGGAAGAAAAAGATGGATGTAGTTGCTGA
- the purL gene encoding phosphoribosylformylglycinamidine synthase subunit PurL translates to MTQQVSVKEPTAEQIAELKIYSQFGVSDSEYELITSFMGRKPNYTEIGVFSVMWSEHCAYKNSKPLLRRFPVTGPRVLMGPGEGAGIVDIGDNQAVVFKIESHNHPSAVEPFQGAATGVGGIIRDIFSMGSRPIAILNSLRFGKLESDRTKYLFEHVVSGIAAYGNCIGIPTVGGEIMFDDSYDGNPLVNAMCVGLIDHDKIQRGVAKGVGNPVYYVGPPTGRDGIHGATFASVELTEESEANRTAVQVGDPFMEKLVMESCLELIDSGIVIGIQDMGAAGLTCSSAEMASKAGNGLELYLDQVPQREEGMTPYEMMLSESQERMLFVVEPKDEAQAQEIFDRWGVICCKVGKVTDDGRLKLYHHGEVVGDMPVTALVDECPVYDKPSAVPAYYIENESVDTLRYEEVTDLGGALRTILGSPTVASKAWVYNQYDYMVRTSTAVRPGSDAAVVTIHGTRKGLAMTTDCNGRYVYLDPEVGGRIAVSEAARNIVCSGAEPLAITDNLNFGNPEKPEIFWQMERAVDGMAEACRVLDTPVIGGNVSLYNENASGAIYPTPVVGMVGLVTDTDHITTQAFKQEGDTILLLGVTKAELGGSEFQYAVHGLTEGRPPALDLATEKKLLQAVLGAIRGGLVRSAHDLSEGGLAGALAESCISGGVGASIDLSAGGLRHDVALFSESQSRIVLTAAPDRAEELKAAIAAGGVPVEIIGTVGGDRLRVNLDGASVLDEPIAELKFIWEDAIPCLMK, encoded by the coding sequence ATGACTCAGCAAGTATCCGTTAAAGAACCGACCGCAGAGCAAATCGCAGAACTCAAAATCTACAGCCAATTCGGCGTGTCGGACAGCGAGTATGAGCTGATCACCTCTTTCATGGGACGCAAGCCAAATTACACAGAAATCGGTGTATTTAGTGTTATGTGGTCCGAGCATTGTGCTTACAAGAACTCGAAGCCGTTGCTGCGACGTTTCCCGGTAACCGGCCCCCGTGTTCTAATGGGACCTGGTGAGGGTGCAGGGATCGTAGATATTGGTGATAACCAAGCGGTTGTCTTCAAAATTGAGAGCCATAACCATCCATCAGCGGTAGAGCCTTTTCAAGGCGCAGCTACTGGTGTAGGCGGGATCATCCGTGATATTTTTTCCATGGGTTCAAGACCGATAGCCATTCTGAATTCCTTGCGTTTTGGGAAACTGGAAAGTGACCGGACAAAATATTTGTTTGAGCATGTGGTGTCCGGTATTGCAGCTTATGGCAACTGTATCGGGATTCCAACGGTTGGTGGCGAAATTATGTTTGACGACAGCTACGATGGTAATCCTCTTGTAAATGCGATGTGCGTAGGACTGATTGATCATGATAAAATCCAGCGTGGTGTCGCTAAAGGTGTAGGGAATCCGGTCTATTACGTAGGACCACCTACTGGACGAGACGGCATACATGGTGCTACCTTCGCTTCAGTGGAACTCACAGAAGAATCAGAAGCCAATCGGACGGCGGTCCAGGTGGGCGATCCATTCATGGAGAAGCTTGTTATGGAATCCTGTCTGGAGCTAATTGATAGTGGTATCGTAATTGGGATTCAGGATATGGGCGCAGCCGGTCTGACTTGCTCCAGTGCCGAGATGGCCAGCAAAGCAGGGAATGGCCTGGAGCTGTATCTGGATCAAGTGCCGCAACGTGAGGAAGGCATGACGCCTTACGAAATGATGCTGTCGGAGTCACAGGAACGGATGCTCTTCGTCGTTGAGCCTAAGGATGAAGCACAGGCGCAGGAGATTTTTGATCGCTGGGGCGTCATTTGCTGCAAAGTGGGCAAGGTAACGGATGACGGACGCCTGAAGTTGTACCATCATGGTGAAGTTGTTGGCGATATGCCGGTAACAGCTCTGGTGGATGAATGTCCGGTATATGACAAGCCATCAGCAGTTCCTGCTTACTATATAGAGAATGAATCGGTGGATACGCTGCGTTATGAAGAAGTTACCGATCTGGGCGGCGCACTCCGCACGATACTGGGTTCTCCTACCGTTGCGAGCAAAGCATGGGTCTACAATCAATATGATTACATGGTGCGGACTAGCACGGCAGTTCGTCCCGGCTCCGATGCAGCAGTAGTTACAATCCACGGTACACGTAAGGGCTTGGCAATGACAACGGACTGTAATGGCCGTTATGTCTATCTTGATCCTGAAGTTGGCGGACGGATTGCCGTCAGCGAAGCGGCACGCAATATTGTCTGCTCCGGTGCTGAACCGCTGGCAATTACAGATAATCTGAACTTCGGCAACCCGGAGAAACCAGAGATTTTTTGGCAAATGGAACGTGCTGTTGACGGTATGGCAGAAGCCTGCCGCGTGCTCGATACGCCGGTTATCGGTGGAAACGTCAGTCTGTATAATGAAAATGCTTCAGGAGCCATTTATCCAACGCCGGTTGTTGGTATGGTAGGTCTGGTGACGGACACCGATCATATTACGACTCAAGCTTTCAAGCAAGAGGGTGATACTATTCTATTGCTCGGTGTAACCAAGGCAGAGCTTGGCGGCAGTGAATTCCAATATGCTGTGCATGGCTTAACAGAAGGTCGCCCTCCGGCACTCGATTTGGCTACTGAGAAAAAACTGCTTCAAGCAGTACTTGGCGCGATTCGCGGTGGTCTGGTGCGTTCGGCGCATGACTTGTCTGAGGGTGGACTAGCAGGAGCACTTGCAGAGAGCTGTATTAGTGGTGGTGTTGGAGCAAGCATAGATCTTTCTGCAGGTGGCTTGCGTCATGATGTAGCTTTGTTTAGTGAAAGCCAATCACGGATTGTGCTTACAGCAGCACCTGATCGTGCGGAAGAGTTGAAAGCGGCGATTGCTGCTGGCGGTGTTCCAGTAGAAATTATCGGAACCGTAGGTGGAGATAGACTGCGGGTGAATCTGGACGGCGCGTCCGTACTTGATGAGCCTATCGCAGAATTGAAATTCATCTGGGAGGATGCCATTCCATGTCTTATGAAATAA
- the purQ gene encoding phosphoribosylformylglycinamidine synthase subunit PurQ, translated as MKFAVLVFPGSNCDIDCYKAVEDTLGEPVEYVWHTATDLSAFDCILVPGGFSYGDYLRCGAISQFAPVMAEVAKAVEQGKFVLGICNGFQILTEAGLLPGALLRNSSMKFRCHDTVLKVVNNETPFTIDYAKGEEIVIPIAHGEGNYYCDEATLAELKANNQIVFTYSDNPNGSVADIAGISNVQGNVVGMMPHPERAANLLLGSEDGKRMFTSILKTWRDQYDSASIR; from the coding sequence ATGAAATTCGCTGTACTTGTCTTTCCAGGCTCCAATTGTGATATTGACTGCTATAAGGCGGTAGAGGACACGCTCGGCGAACCGGTCGAATATGTGTGGCATACGGCAACAGATCTGTCGGCTTTTGATTGTATTCTTGTCCCAGGAGGCTTCTCCTATGGTGATTACCTGCGCTGCGGCGCGATTTCCCAGTTTGCTCCGGTAATGGCTGAAGTTGCGAAGGCGGTAGAGCAAGGCAAGTTCGTGCTCGGTATTTGCAACGGATTCCAGATTCTTACGGAAGCTGGACTACTTCCCGGCGCATTGCTTCGTAACAGCTCCATGAAATTCCGCTGTCATGACACGGTGCTTAAGGTCGTTAATAATGAAACCCCATTTACAATTGATTATGCTAAAGGTGAAGAAATTGTCATTCCAATCGCTCACGGTGAAGGTAACTATTATTGTGATGAAGCGACACTGGCAGAATTGAAGGCTAATAATCAGATCGTGTTCACATACAGCGACAATCCTAATGGTTCTGTAGCTGATATTGCTGGTATCAGTAACGTTCAAGGCAATGTAGTTGGCATGATGCCCCATCCGGAGCGTGCGGCTAACCTGTTGCTTGGATCAGAAGACGGCAAACGGATGTTTACATCCATACTGAAGACATGGAGGGATCAATATGACTCAGCAAGTATCCGTTAA
- the purS gene encoding phosphoribosylformylglycinamidine synthase subunit PurS, translating to MLKATVYVTIKKSVLDPQGVAVQGALHSVGFQEVESLRIGKYMELTLDTDNRAEAEGRLKEMCEKLLANTVIEDYRYELED from the coding sequence ATGTTAAAAGCGACGGTATATGTCACCATCAAGAAAAGTGTGCTCGATCCCCAAGGGGTAGCGGTGCAAGGGGCACTGCATTCTGTAGGTTTCCAGGAAGTTGAAAGCTTGCGTATCGGTAAATATATGGAGCTGACTTTGGATACGGATAACCGTGCTGAAGCGGAAGGCCGTCTTAAGGAAATGTGCGAAAAGCTGCTAGCCAACACGGTGATCGAGGATTACCGCTACGAATTGGAGGACTAA
- a CDS encoding phosphoribosylaminoimidazolesuccinocarboxamide synthase, whose product MTHPAVSTAVELINAPLLYKGKVRELYDLGDQILIVVTDRISAFDYVLDPAVPEKGNVLNRLSAFWFGMTKELMENHVVHIDVDLLGDVIKDREALKNRIMVVRKAERIDIECVVRGCITGGGWRQYEETGKVNGIELPGGLRKNALLSQPIFTPAAKNDVGHDEDIPFEKMQELIGAELAQELKDKSLKLFAFAREYCAEHGIILADCKFEFGLLDGKVILIDEIFTPDASRFWAKDKYALDIEIDSMDKEPVRTYLSASTWDKNSKPDPLPLEVVEETTRRYLDIYHRLTGKSL is encoded by the coding sequence ATGACACACCCTGCCGTATCCACTGCAGTGGAACTCATCAATGCGCCGCTGCTCTATAAAGGGAAAGTTCGTGAGCTATACGATTTGGGGGACCAGATATTGATCGTTGTTACGGATCGGATATCTGCGTTTGATTATGTGCTTGATCCGGCAGTGCCGGAGAAGGGCAATGTCCTTAACCGGCTGAGTGCGTTCTGGTTCGGAATGACTAAGGAGCTAATGGAGAATCATGTCGTGCATATTGATGTGGATCTGCTCGGAGACGTCATTAAGGATAGAGAGGCACTCAAGAACCGCATTATGGTCGTACGCAAAGCAGAACGCATTGATATTGAATGTGTAGTGCGCGGATGTATCACTGGTGGGGGCTGGAGACAGTATGAAGAAACGGGTAAGGTGAATGGCATCGAGCTTCCTGGGGGCTTGCGCAAAAACGCGCTGCTGTCACAACCAATCTTCACCCCAGCGGCCAAAAATGATGTGGGTCACGATGAGGATATCCCGTTTGAGAAAATGCAGGAGCTAATTGGCGCTGAGCTGGCCCAGGAGTTGAAGGATAAAAGCCTGAAACTGTTCGCTTTTGCCAGAGAGTACTGCGCCGAGCATGGTATTATACTTGCTGATTGCAAATTTGAATTCGGCCTGCTGGACGGCAAGGTGATTCTGATTGATGAGATTTTTACCCCGGATGCCTCACGCTTTTGGGCTAAGGATAAATATGCTCTCGATATCGAGATTGATAGTATGGATAAGGAGCCGGTCCGAACCTACCTTTCAGCATCCACATGGGATAAAAATAGCAAGCCAGACCCGCTGCCGCTTGAAGTAGTTGAAGAAACAACTCGCCGTTATTTGGACATCTATCATCGTCTTACCGGCAAGTCATTATAA
- the purB gene encoding adenylosuccinate lyase, which translates to MIERYSRPEMRAIWTEENKFNAWLEVELCACEAWAELGVIPHEDAAKLRKDAKFDIARIDEIEQETRHDVIAFTRAVSESLGAERKWVHYGLTSTDVVDTALGYLLRQANEILEQDILNFIEILKDKAVAYKDTPMMGRTHGVHAEPTTFGLKMALWYEEMKRNLERFRHAANGVQFGKISGAVGTYANIDPSVEEFVCRKLGTSPAPISTQTLQRDRHAEYMATMALVATSLDKFATEIRALQKSEIREVEEAFAKGQKGSSAMPHKRNPIGCENISGLARVIRGHMVTAYENVPLWHERDISHSSVERIILPDATMLLNYMLNRLGNIVKNLTVFPENMKRNMNSTFGVPFSGRILTKLIDKGLSREQAYDTVQPRAMQAWEEQIQFRTIVEATPEITNLLSQEEIDDAFSPTWHLKHVDTIFRKLELI; encoded by the coding sequence ATGATCGAACGATATAGCAGACCTGAGATGCGGGCCATTTGGACCGAAGAGAATAAATTTAACGCGTGGCTGGAAGTGGAATTGTGTGCCTGTGAAGCTTGGGCAGAGCTTGGAGTAATTCCGCATGAGGATGCGGCTAAACTGCGTAAGGATGCCAAATTCGACATCGCACGCATTGACGAGATTGAACAGGAGACCCGCCATGACGTGATCGCTTTTACCCGCGCAGTTTCCGAAAGTCTCGGTGCGGAACGTAAATGGGTGCATTACGGGCTTACTTCTACGGATGTAGTAGATACGGCACTTGGATATCTGCTGCGTCAGGCGAATGAGATTCTGGAGCAGGATATTCTTAACTTCATCGAGATCCTCAAGGATAAAGCTGTTGCCTACAAGGATACCCCGATGATGGGTCGCACACATGGGGTACATGCCGAACCGACTACTTTCGGTCTCAAAATGGCACTGTGGTACGAGGAAATGAAGCGTAACCTAGAGCGTTTCCGTCATGCGGCGAATGGTGTACAGTTCGGCAAAATCTCTGGCGCAGTCGGCACCTATGCCAACATCGACCCGTCTGTGGAAGAATTCGTCTGCCGCAAGCTGGGTACAAGCCCGGCACCCATCTCCACGCAGACATTGCAGCGTGATCGTCATGCCGAATATATGGCGACAATGGCTTTGGTAGCTACTTCACTGGACAAGTTCGCAACCGAAATTCGTGCCTTGCAGAAAAGTGAGATCCGCGAAGTAGAAGAAGCTTTTGCTAAGGGTCAAAAAGGTTCGTCCGCGATGCCGCATAAACGCAACCCAATCGGTTGTGAGAACATTTCTGGTCTGGCCCGTGTCATTCGCGGTCATATGGTTACTGCTTACGAGAACGTGCCGCTGTGGCATGAACGTGATATTTCACATTCCTCGGTAGAACGTATCATCCTGCCGGATGCGACAATGCTGCTGAACTATATGCTGAACCGTTTGGGGAACATCGTGAAGAACCTGACTGTATTCCCGGAAAATATGAAGCGCAACATGAACAGCACGTTCGGCGTTCCCTTTTCCGGCCGCATCCTGACCAAGCTGATCGATAAAGGTCTCAGCCGCGAGCAGGCATACGATACTGTCCAGCCGCGTGCGATGCAGGCTTGGGAGGAACAGATCCAATTCCGTACTATCGTAGAGGCTACACCTGAGATTACCAATCTGCTTAGCCAAGAAGAGATTGACGATGCATTCAGCCCTACATGGCACCTGAAGCATGTGGACACTATTTTCCGCAAGCTGGAACTCATCTAA